One genomic segment of bacterium includes these proteins:
- the ffh gene encoding signal recognition particle protein, translating to MLETLTKGFRSARDRFRGVTDLTEENIAEALGDVRLSLLEADVDLGIVRDFLARVKERAIGENVKLRTRGGQMKVTPSDHFTKACYEELIELMGAEEPIEPSKKTRVLMMVGLQGTGKTSTSAKLALQLKKQGEKPLLVAADVRRPAAREQLRVLAEQIDVDMYTREGDDAPAICAEAVEHARANGHHTVILDTAGRLQIDDELMHELEQVLERTEPEFITLVCDAMMGREAVNVARGFADRLPLNGLILTKLDGDSRGGAALAIRAATGVPIRCVTMGEGVDRLETFRPEGMASRILGMGDVVGLMQDFEEVVDVESAEADAERMLKGQFTLEDFLSQLQTIQKMGPLKDVMEKMPFAGDLIPEGANVDGKELKKIEAMIFSMTPQERKQPQL from the coding sequence ATGCTCGAGACCCTGACCAAGGGATTCCGCAGCGCCCGCGACCGCTTCCGGGGCGTCACGGATCTGACGGAAGAGAACATCGCCGAGGCCCTCGGCGATGTGCGCCTATCGCTGCTCGAGGCCGACGTCGACCTGGGCATCGTGCGCGACTTCCTGGCCAGAGTGAAAGAGCGGGCCATCGGCGAGAACGTGAAGCTGCGCACGCGCGGCGGCCAGATGAAGGTGACCCCCAGCGATCACTTCACCAAAGCCTGCTACGAAGAACTGATCGAGCTGATGGGCGCCGAAGAGCCCATCGAACCGTCCAAGAAGACCCGCGTGCTGATGATGGTGGGTCTACAGGGTACGGGTAAGACCAGCACCAGCGCGAAGCTGGCGCTGCAGCTCAAGAAGCAGGGCGAAAAGCCGCTACTGGTGGCGGCCGACGTGCGCCGCCCCGCTGCGCGTGAACAACTGCGCGTTCTAGCCGAACAGATCGACGTCGACATGTACACGCGCGAGGGCGACGACGCCCCGGCGATCTGTGCCGAGGCCGTCGAGCACGCGCGCGCCAACGGCCACCACACCGTCATCCTCGACACCGCCGGTCGTCTGCAGATCGACGACGAGTTGATGCACGAACTGGAACAGGTGCTCGAACGCACCGAGCCCGAGTTCATCACGCTGGTCTGCGATGCCATGATGGGTCGCGAAGCGGTCAACGTGGCGCGCGGCTTCGCCGATCGCCTGCCCCTCAACGGGCTGATCCTGACCAAGCTCGATGGCGACTCGCGCGGCGGCGCCGCGCTGGCGATTCGCGCCGCTACCGGCGTGCCGATCCGCTGCGTGACCATGGGCGAAGGCGTCGACCGACTCGAGACCTTCCGGCCCGAGGGCATGGCCTCGCGCATCCTGGGCATGGGCGACGTCGTGGGCCTGATGCAGGACTTCGAGGAAGTCGTCGACGTCGAGAGCGCCGAAGCCGACGCCGAGCGCATGCTGAAGGGTCAGTTCACGCTCGAAGACTTCCTGTCGCAACTACAGACCATCCAGAAGATGGGTCCGCTCAAAGACGTGATGGAGAAGATGCCGTTCGCGGGCGATCTGATCCCCGAAGGCGCGAACGTGGACGGCAAGGAATTGAAGAAGATCGAAGCCATGATCTTCTCGATGACGCCCCAGGAGCGCAAGCAACCGCAACTG
- a CDS encoding acetyl-CoA carboxylase biotin carboxyl carrier protein subunit produces the protein MSTTVEAQITGTVFLIETQVGAQVAEGDTLIVIESMKMELPVESPAAGKVSEIKVEEGQSIEEGDALVVLD, from the coding sequence ATGTCCACGACGGTCGAGGCCCAGATCACGGGAACCGTGTTTTTGATCGAGACGCAGGTGGGCGCGCAGGTCGCTGAAGGCGACACGCTGATCGTGATCGAGTCCATGAAGATGGAACTTCCGGTCGAGTCACCGGCCGCGGGCAAGGTTTCCGAGATCAAAGTCGAGGAAGGCCAGAGCATCGAAGAGGGCGACGCCCTCGTCGTGCTCGACTGA